In the Euphorbia lathyris chromosome 5, ddEupLath1.1, whole genome shotgun sequence genome, one interval contains:
- the LOC136230414 gene encoding uncharacterized protein, which translates to MELKSLHLYMNKLKIDDCNSRIRSLVFILHGYRLLSSSFLSVFSSPEMNFPSSSMDRVTEIDLNVDISHGDFRQNEIGYILPDLNGFEEAEALSIDLNDIEGEHIPYQTSKRKYLSNAQRRAIYDMLLQKSIDGKLPKGTTNSVASIFSVGIRLVQRVWKQWKNDGLHADVSHKRTKNYGRKRIQIDWNRFREIPLQQRTTLSSLAYAMDMKRTTMFRRLQSGAIRRHSNAIKPLLKEENKRSRLKFCISMLEESSIPHDPTFKEMYNIVHIDEKWFQMTKKNQNYYLLPDEEDPLRTCKSKNFIGKVMFLVALARPRFDVERNEIFSGKIGVFPLVTQMPAKRNSVNRAAGTLETKPINSITRDVIRSYLIGKVLPAIKEKWPRVDCRDPIFIQQDNARTHIDQNDEEFCQAASQGGFNIRLMCQPANSPDMNVLDLGFFSAIQALQYKESPTTVDELVHAVVKSYEDFPSWKSNRIFLTLQQCMIETMKIQGSNKYRIPHMKKAVLERESQLPTQLKCESELVQEVLNHLNRTT; encoded by the exons ATGGAATTGAAGAGTCTCCATTTATATATGAACAAATTAAAGATTGATGATTGTAACTCAAGAATACGTTCTCTGGTTTTTATCCTTCATGGTTATAGATTGctatcttcttctttcttgtCTGTTTTTTCTTCTCCAGAGATGAATTTTCCTTCATCATCCATGGACAGAGTGACTGAAATAGATCTAAATGTTGATATTAGTCATGGAGATTTCAGACAAAATGAAATAGGCTATATTCTACCAGACCTTAATGGCTTTGAGGAAGCAGAAGCTTTGAGTATTGATCTCAATG ATATAGAAGGTGAACATATACCATACCAGACAAGTAAGAGGAAATATTTATCCAATGCTCAACGTCGAGCAATATACGATATGTTGTTACAGAAAAGCATTGATGGAAAATTGCCTAAAGGGACGACCAATTCAGTGGCATCAATATTTTCGGTTGGTATTCGGCTTGTTCAACGCGTTTGGAAACAATGGAAAAATGACGGATTACATGCTGATGTTTCGCATAAAAGGACAAAGAATTATGGTCGTAAGAGAATTCAGATTGACTGGAATCGATTTCGTGAAATCCCTTTGCAGCAGCGGACAACCCTTAGCTCTTTAGCTTATGCTATGGACATGAAAAGGACTACAATGTTTAGACGTTTGCAATCTGGAGCAATACGAAGACATTCAAATGCTataaaacctcttttaaagGAAGAAAATAAGAGATCCCGGTTGAAATTTTGCATATCAATGCTTGAAGAAAGCAGTATCCCACATGATCCAACGTTTAAAGAGATGTACAATATTGTCCATATTGATGAGAAATGGTTCCAGATGacaaagaaaaatcagaattaTTACTTACTTCCGGATGAAGAAGACCCATTACGCACATGTAAAAGCAAAAACTTTATTGGGAAAGTCATGTTTTTAGTTGCCTTAGCTCGACCAAGATTTGATGTTGAAAGAAATGAAATTTTCTCTGGGAAGATCGGTGTGTTTCCTTTGGTTACTCAAATGCCAGCCAAAAGGAACAGTGTTAACAGAGCTGCAGGGACTTTAGAGACTAAACCAATAAATTCAATTACTAGAGATGTTATAAGGTCTTACTTGATCGGTAAAGTACTACCGGCAATTAAGGAAAAATGGCCAAGAGTAGATTGTAGGGATCCAATATTTATTCAGCAGGACAATGCAAGAACACACATTGATCAAAACGATGAAGAATTTTGCCAAGCTGCTAGCCAAGGTGGGTTTAATATTCGTTTGATGTGTCAACCTGCTAACTCTCCAGATATGAATGTCTTGGATCTCGGGTTTTTTAGTGCAATTCAGGCTTTACAGTATAAGGAGTCACCGACTACAGTTGATGAGCTTGTACATGCTGTGGTGAAATCGTATGAGGATTTTCCTTCATGGAAGTCCAACCGAATTTTTTTGACATTACAACAGTGCATGATAGAAACAATGAAAATTCAAGGTTCTAACAAATACAGAATTCCTCATATGAAAAAGGCAGTGTTAGAAAGAGAGAGCCAGCTTCCTACTCAACTAAAATGTGAATCTGAATTAGTACAAGAAGTACTTAATCATCTTAATAGAACAACTTGA